From a region of the bacterium genome:
- a CDS encoding OmpA family protein yields MPTSLEKQLYLTESPAEIRAARLSSGEVATIARNANRYPWVYLLYDFAVDDYRLKPKHEQWLRTTGLKEIQKHAALIPKRRSIQVLGSASRSGTPAENRELAEARAAAVVSEILTKAQGSVLPGSKASIPPGIFSVVGQNDWTILGDAGTTPEKRRFLRSVRIVLPGFRGGHKPGFSTAQRAKALSQINGRFHGLEAAFYRWYLESWEYLRLNPYSHWSRRHEDGLFFRLPPATPSNDRETWYYLRQQYDEFRAASARLRRRYLRVQGSLKRPEPVRAYQQCARWIAMDGWTSPSHSRTRWYQALPHSGTSNEFITVQKSLIQLIQWINQKKYGPPDRTWIRIERYFAKHAIPMKVARSNSS; encoded by the coding sequence ATGCCCACGTCCCTCGAGAAGCAGCTCTACCTGACCGAATCTCCAGCTGAGATCCGTGCAGCACGACTGTCATCTGGAGAGGTAGCGACGATCGCTAGGAACGCGAACCGCTATCCATGGGTCTATCTCCTCTACGACTTCGCTGTGGACGACTACCGGCTGAAGCCCAAGCACGAGCAATGGCTGCGGACGACGGGGCTCAAGGAGATCCAGAAGCACGCTGCGCTGATTCCCAAGCGCCGATCGATTCAGGTGTTGGGGAGCGCATCGCGCTCCGGAACGCCAGCGGAGAATCGAGAACTCGCAGAGGCCCGAGCGGCGGCTGTGGTTTCGGAAATCCTCACGAAGGCTCAGGGTTCGGTCCTCCCCGGATCTAAAGCGAGCATCCCACCGGGCATATTCTCTGTAGTCGGCCAGAACGACTGGACGATCCTGGGCGACGCCGGAACCACCCCCGAAAAGCGGCGGTTCTTGCGAAGTGTTCGAATCGTCCTGCCAGGTTTCCGCGGAGGCCACAAACCGGGATTCAGCACGGCTCAGCGTGCTAAGGCGCTGAGCCAGATCAACGGGAGATTCCACGGTCTAGAAGCCGCTTTCTACCGTTGGTACCTCGAGAGTTGGGAGTACCTGCGACTGAATCCCTATTCGCACTGGTCCAGACGACACGAGGACGGACTCTTCTTTAGGCTACCACCCGCCACACCCTCCAACGACCGTGAGACATGGTACTACCTGCGCCAACAGTACGATGAATTCCGGGCCGCATCGGCACGTCTCCGCCGCCGGTACTTACGGGTTCAGGGGAGTCTCAAGCGGCCGGAGCCCGTTCGCGCATACCAACAGTGCGCGCGCTGGATCGCAATGGATGGCTGGACTTCTCCTAGCCATTCAAGAACACGCTGGTACCAGGCGCTACCGCACTCAGGCACCAGCAACGAGTTCATTACGGTCCAGAAAAGCCTCATCCAACTCATACAATGGATCAACCAGAAAAAGTACGGCCCGCCCGACCGCACGTGGATCAGAATCGAGCGCTACTTCGCCAAGCACGCCATCCCGATG
- a CDS encoding transposase domain-containing protein, producing SRYLAHLFEVLPTLTSLDQLDALLPQNLDRAALNPD from the coding sequence CGAGCCGTTACCTGGCGCACCTGTTCGAGGTGCTGCCGACGCTCACCTCGCTGGACCAACTCGATGCTCTGCTCCCGCAGAATCTCGATCGGGCCGCGCTCAACCCGGACTGA
- a CDS encoding recombinase family protein encodes MKAAIYARCSTADQTVDLQLDGLRDYAKARDFEIVEEYLDEGISGSKTKRPELDRLLARLPALNSRKWMVLLR; translated from the coding sequence ATGAAGGCAGCAATCTACGCAAGGTGCTCCACAGCGGATCAGACGGTCGATCTCCAACTCGATGGCCTGAGGGATTACGCCAAGGCCCGGGACTTCGAGATCGTGGAGGAGTACCTGGACGAAGGCATCAGCGGCTCCAAGACCAAGCGGCCTGAACTCGATCGCCTGCTGGCCCGACTACCGGCTCTTAACAGCCGAAAATGGATGGTCTTATTACGGTGA